Proteins found in one Muntiacus reevesi chromosome 2, mMunRee1.1, whole genome shotgun sequence genomic segment:
- the SERTAD1 gene encoding SERTA domain-containing protein 1 → MMLSKGLKRKREEEEEEQEKETLAVDAWWLDPSHSAVAQAPPAVASSSLFDLSVLKLHHSLRQSEPDLRHLVLVVNTLRRIQASMAPTAALPPVPTPPTAPSVADNLLASSDAALSASMASLLEDLSHIEGLSQAPQPLVDEGPLGRPAGGASPSLGALDLLGPATGCLLDDGLEGLFEDIDTSMYDSELWTPASESHKSSPEDGPGKEVGPDLDEAELDYLMDVLVGTQALERPPGPGR, encoded by the coding sequence ATGATGCTGAGCAAGGGCCTGAAGCGAaagcgggaggaggaggaggaggagcaggagaaggAAACCCTGGCAGTGGACGCCTGGTGGCTGGATCCCAGCCACTCAGCAGTAGCTCAGGCGCCCCCGGCCGTGGCCTCCAGCTCTCTCTTTGACCTCTCGGTACTCAAGCTCCACCACAGCCTGCGGCAGAGTGAGCCGGACCTGCGGCACCTGGTGCTGGTAGTGAACACGCTGCGGCGAATCCAGGCATCCATGGCACCCACGGCTGCCCTGCCACCTGTGCCCACCCCGCCTACAGCCCCCAGCGTGGCTGACAACCTGCTGGCCAGCTCTGATGCTGCCCTCTCAGCCTCCATGGCCAGCCTCCTGGAGGACCTCAGCCATATTGAGGGCCTGAGCCAGGCCCCACAGCCCCTGGTAGACGAGGGGCCACTGGGCCGCCCCGCCGGGGGAGCCTCACCCAGCCTGGGCGCCTTGGACCTGCTGGGCCCAGCCACTGGCTGTCTGCTGGACGATGGGCTCGAGGGCCTGTTTGAGGACATTGACACATCCATGTATGACAGTGAACTCTGGACACCAGCCTCTGAGAGCCACAAATCCAGCCCTGAAGATGGACCAGGCAAGGAGGTAGGTCCAGATCTGGACGAGGCCGAGCTGGACTACCTCATGGACGTGCTGGTGGGCACACAGGCACTGGAGCGACCCCCGGGGCCCGGGCGTTGA